Proteins encoded in a region of the Marinococcus sp. PL1-022 genome:
- a CDS encoding GGDEF domain-containing protein: MRKSSWEAPGFEYIFRFLLTERERAVLYTLYLLFVGVLFFDSIVVVDFPWPVLIAWLMFISAGLYLIRRGFRRQQSMLLTFYMIGSMGWWAGAVIATGGVVNSPLVHYGQVLWVLSALSASWRLNVAGGTVFAATLVASLSMSMSRVEMLEAGGVVAIHGLTLAFGCLAAVAVHRHRIWITHWQEQAHTDDLTGMANRSGWLAWWKQKAPTDGWIGIIDLNNFKTMNDTYGHECGDQVLMAMAEELQASLPPESSAARIGGDEFMIYLPSHMSEAEAVDTVWQLAQCVGQTMQMPVTAALGLARITPKHCDFQELYRRADAHMYQQKQSKASFTMNPEAQNRKRTVQN, translated from the coding sequence ATGCGTAAGTCGTCGTGGGAAGCACCGGGGTTTGAATATATATTTCGTTTTTTATTGACTGAACGGGAGAGAGCTGTTTTATATACTCTCTATCTGCTGTTTGTAGGTGTTTTATTCTTCGACAGTATTGTAGTGGTGGATTTTCCGTGGCCGGTTCTTATAGCATGGCTAATGTTTATAAGCGCCGGGCTTTATTTGATTCGACGTGGTTTTCGACGCCAACAGTCCATGCTCTTAACATTCTACATGATAGGCAGTATGGGCTGGTGGGCGGGAGCTGTCATAGCTACTGGCGGGGTGGTTAATAGTCCACTGGTGCATTACGGACAGGTGTTATGGGTGTTAAGTGCCCTGTCAGCCTCATGGCGCCTGAATGTGGCGGGTGGCACGGTGTTTGCAGCGACCCTCGTGGCTAGCTTGAGTATGTCCATGAGCCGCGTCGAGATGCTTGAAGCCGGGGGCGTAGTAGCCATTCACGGGCTGACGCTCGCTTTTGGCTGCCTGGCGGCAGTAGCTGTGCACCGGCACAGGATATGGATTACTCACTGGCAGGAGCAGGCTCATACCGACGATTTGACAGGCATGGCCAATCGGTCCGGATGGCTGGCCTGGTGGAAGCAGAAGGCGCCGACAGACGGCTGGATCGGCATAATTGACCTGAATAATTTTAAAACCATGAACGATACGTACGGTCATGAATGCGGGGATCAGGTATTGATGGCAATGGCGGAAGAGCTGCAGGCATCACTGCCCCCGGAGTCATCTGCCGCCCGCATTGGCGGGGACGAGTTTATGATTTATCTTCCCTCTCACATGAGCGAAGCCGAGGCGGTGGACACCGTGTGGCAGTTGGCCCAGTGTGTCGGCCAGACTATGCAGATGCCGGTAACAGCGGCGCTGGGGCTGGCCCGGATAACACCGAAGCATTGCGATTTTCAAGAGCTGTACCGGCGGGCTGATGCTCATATGTATCAGCAGAAGCAATCCAAAGCCTCATTTACGATGAATCCGGAGGCACAAAATCGAAAAAGGACTGTCCAAAATTAG
- a CDS encoding ABC transporter permease subunit, producing MVYQIFGRELLRVLYLFLGIGLVSFLPLFFSAQGIIWPSSRKWAEALHPLTNLQHLTYVHPDSGIERDLFPFIFKPFTLSITVFISAWALAVGSSFLLALGLQYVSHRGKKAIDAGLAFLQSIPDVIFILAAQMLVIWLSQTFHFTLLSFTGAGDSTAIVLPVLILAIVPTIYLVHALMESIENETAELYVEFARSKGHSKGPLLWRHILRNTLLSVAYRSKYVVSMLVSNLLIVEYLFENAGMTQFLFSFTQPSVFLVTAVLFFLPIYLLLKVVEGSTYLITNQSVHL from the coding sequence ATGGTCTATCAAATTTTCGGCAGGGAATTACTGCGGGTGCTATATTTGTTTTTAGGTATCGGCCTGGTTAGTTTTCTTCCTTTATTTTTTAGTGCTCAGGGAATCATTTGGCCTTCTTCCCGTAAATGGGCAGAGGCTTTGCACCCACTCACCAATCTTCAGCATCTTACCTACGTTCATCCGGATTCTGGGATTGAACGTGATCTTTTCCCCTTTATTTTCAAACCTTTTACGTTGTCCATCACCGTATTTATTTCGGCCTGGGCACTGGCGGTTGGAAGCTCATTTCTGCTGGCCCTGGGCCTCCAGTACGTTTCTCATCGAGGGAAAAAGGCGATTGATGCAGGCCTTGCTTTTTTACAAAGCATCCCGGATGTCATCTTTATTCTTGCCGCCCAAATGCTGGTCATCTGGCTGTCTCAAACATTTCATTTTACCCTTCTGAGCTTCACAGGAGCGGGGGACTCCACGGCGATTGTCCTGCCCGTACTTATTTTAGCAATCGTTCCGACAATATACTTGGTGCACGCCCTGATGGAATCAATTGAAAATGAAACTGCTGAACTATATGTAGAATTCGCTCGCAGCAAGGGACATTCTAAAGGTCCCCTTCTTTGGAGGCATATCCTTCGGAATACACTTTTATCGGTCGCCTACCGGTCAAAATACGTCGTCAGTATGCTTGTTAGTAATTTATTAATCGTGGAATATTTGTTTGAAAACGCCGGAATGACGCAGTTCCTGTTTTCCTTCACGCAGCCATCAGTATTTCTGGTGACAGCTGTTCTCTTTTTTCTGCCTATTTATCTATTGTTGAAAGTCGTCGAAGGAAGTACGTATTTAATAACAAATCAGAGCGTGCATCTATGA